The Panicum hallii strain FIL2 chromosome 5, PHallii_v3.1, whole genome shotgun sequence genome contains the following window.
CCATCCAAAGGAGAAGCAGGAGGAGCCGAATGGGGATGGGAGTGACAAGTCTGACCCCAAAAGTAAATGGTGGTAATTTAGTTCGTTCAATGCACATTATTGTAGAGGAAGAAAAAAATGTACTTTTTTTTGTTAAACAATTTTGAGTATTGAAAGCTTCCACCTTTCTATATGTCAGTAGATAGCTATTGACCTTACTAAATTCCAAACCTACAAGAAGGATTTCTGGACATATGACATGTGTTCTGGCATATTATTTACATTGAAACAGAGCAAAGAGACAAGAAACTTGATAATCATGGAATTCTACAATGTTGTTCTACCATATCTCATTGAAATTGGATAGATGTATTGCAATTACAAGGCAGCAGAACAGATAGGTATTTTGGTTTCCTTGGGAGGTTATGCTACGTTGCTTCCCTTTAGTCTAGGACATGTTTGCAGTTTGTAGACTTCTTTGTATAATCAATCCATTTGCACCTTGTATATGAGCAGTGCAAGCTATGTGCATCACACTGAAGCATTTTTTTTAATGTTCAGAGAATTCCAATTCAAAATTTCAGTGGAATTTCAAGGAAGATGTCATAAAAAAATTCCAGGAACTCCTTGCTCCTCTTCTTTTTCTTGGGCTCATTCTGGCAGCCTTATCCCAAGGTTCATCTGCTGTGGAGGTACGCTGCTTACTGGCAGATCTACTATTAAACACACTTATCAGTTGCAATTGTCTATAAGTTGTTTGTTTCCTATAACTATACAGTCTTGTGTATTAATTTATCTGTTCATGGTTGATTACAAAATTAGACACTGCAGTCCGCAGGTGCTTTCTTGTAGGTTCTAACCATTATTCCCGAAAATTTTAGACAAAAGCATCTCTTAATTCTGGTGTATAAATTCTGTGATGATGATATGATGATATTTCATTTGAATTCGATTTGAGCAGTGACAGGCAGGTGCCACTTCCACCCCAAGTTCAAATGTTGAAACTGTATTACCTCAGATTTTGTAGGTCATTCACATGAACTGGATGCTGATTAATTCACAGTTCCTAAATATCATAGATGACTGAAAATGATTATTGCGCAGttaagcttgtggacatggtacCATCACATGCATAATAGCATTATAATTAGAAATCACCAACGGATGATATTGCCATGTTTAAGATTATTATGACTCAGGGAGTGTATGCAGGTTCTTTATGTAGTCCCGTATCGGAGTGGACACAGTATGATGCCAATTCACTTTTTTATATTCCTTGTTAGTCAGTTTATCTTATCGAACTACTATAGGGCATAGGTTGTGTTTTCCTGCCTCTTTCCATTAGCATGACTCACAGTTTCTGTAGTTTATTAGACCATTATCAGGATTATTTCCTTCAACTTTTGCAGATAAGCTTCCAAGAATTCAAGAACAAGTTATTGGAACCAGGGTTAGTTGATCACATTGTTGTCTCAAACAAATCAGTTGCGAAAGTTTATGTCAGGACTTCACCCTCAAGCAACCAAGGCCAGGATGGTGATATCCATATAACAACCGGTCATCTCCCTGGCAGAGAGACTCCAAGCAAATACAAGTACTACTTTAACATTGGAAGCGTAGACTCCTTTGAAGAGAAATTAGAAGTGGCCCAGGAAGCATTGGGGAGAGATCCACATGTTTATGTTCCAGTAACTTACACTTCTGAGGTCAATTGGTTCCGGGAATTGATGAGGTTTGCCCCAACAGCTTTGCTAGTTGGATTAATTTATGTGGCAGGGAAACGGATGAAACGTGGAATTAGTAGTGGGGGTTCTGGGGGAGGAGGTTTTGGTATTTTTGATATTGGAAAAGCTCAAGTGACAAAGATGGACAAAAATTCAAAAAACAAGGTTTGTGTTTTCTGTTCATTCCGTCGCTATTTAAAATATGAAAAGTTTGCACTTTTATAGTGCTATTAGGTATGTAGTTGTTCAGGAGTCATGGATTGGCTTGGCTTATCATCATAAAAAAAATGAAGAGTATCATGCATATATGATGCTTCCCTATCCCTATTAATCCATGTATTTGTTGTATCTTGCAGGTGTTCTTTAAGGATGTAGCTGGATGTGATGAAGCGAAACAAGAAATAATGGAATTTGTGCATTTCCTGAAAAATCCCAAGAAATACGAAGAACTGGGAGCTAAAATACCAAAGGGTGCTCTTCTTGTGGGCCCCCCTGGTACGGGGAAAACACTCCTTGCTAAAGCCACCGCAGGAGAGTCTGATGTTCCCTTTTTGTCTATTTCTGGTTCAGATTTCGTGGAGAGGTTTGTTGGTGTTGGACCATCCAGGGTGCGGAACTTATTTCAAGAAGCTCGACAATGCGCACCTAGTATTGTATTCATTGATGAAATTGATGGAGTTGGTCGTGCTAGAGACCGTGGGGGATTTCCTGGAGGAAGCAGTGAGCGTGAAAACACATTGAACCAGTTGCTTGTAGAGATGGATGGATTTGGAACAACATCTGGAGTTGTTGTTCTTGCTGGTACCAACAGACCTGACATCCTAGATAAGGCTTTGCTCAGACCTGGGAGGTTTGATCGTCAGATCACCATTGATAAACCAGACATAAATGGCCGTGATCAAATATTTCGCATTTACCTCAAGAAACTTAAACTGGACAAGGAGCCATCATTTTATTCTCAAAGATTAGCAGCTTTGACACCTGGGTTTGCTGGGGCTGATATTGCTAACGTTTGTAATGAGGCGGCTTTAATTGCTGCAAGAAGTGAAGATGCTCAGATAACAATTCAGCATTTTGAAGCCGCTATTGACAGGGTTATCGGAGGCTTGGAGAAGAAAAATATGGTAACTTTGGAAATATTGTTTTGCTACTTTTCTTATGCCAAACTGATATATGCAAAATTATATTCCACATCCTTGTCCCCTGATATGCATAGATAAGGCATATCTGTACTGGACTTCTTCCAAGTCACAGTGCCACACCATTTTAGAATGCCAGTGCTGCCTAAGATATGAGAGTAGGACAAACTTGTACCAGCTGTGAAAAGCATGTTGATACTAATGCCTTCTTTCTGCTTTTGTAGTTACTTTATTACTTGAGAAGCTTAGGTTGCATATTTATTTCTTTCGTGATTCTATCGCTGTATCAGTGTAAAAAACCTTAATGTATAAGGTACAGGTAAAAAAATAATGATGTGATTCATTTACTAGAACGTTAAGCTTTCAAGGCAAAGAAGTTGTGCATGGAAATATGCTAATGATGTTCACAATTATTGGTGGCAATTATATCTTGGATTGTTTGCAGGTTATTAGCAAGCTGGAGCGTCGAACTGTTGCGTACCATGAATCTGGTCATGCTGTTGCTGGATGGTTTTTGGAGCATGCAGAACCACTTCTTAAAGTTACAATTGTTCCTCGTGGAACAGCTGCTTTAGGATTTGCTCAGTATGTCCCAAATGAGAATCTTTTGAAGACAAAAGAGCAGCTTTTTGACATGATGTGCATGACGCTAGGTGGTAGAGCTGCAGAGGAGGTAAGTCAACATTTAATAGATCTTTGTATGACCAAGTTTTCATGTGATCCCGCTACTGATGCAATTGTTCTATGTTTCAGGTTTTGATTGGAAAGATCTCTACTGGTGCACAAAATGACCTGGAGAAAGTTACCAAGATGACTTATGCCCAGGTTGCAGTATACGGCTTCAGTGAAAAGGTTGGGCTTCTTTCCTTCCCTCAAAGGGGGGATGGTTTTGGAATGAGAAAGCCATATGGAAGCCAGACTGCGTCCATCATTGACACTGAGGTGAGGGATTGGGTGGCCAATGCCTATGAAAAAACTGTGGACCTGATCAAGACGCACAAGGAGCAGGTTGCACAGATTGCAGAGCTGCTGCTTGAGAAGGAGGTTCTCCACCAAGATGATCTAGTCCAGGTACTAGGGGAACGCCCATTTAAGACGGCCGAGCCAACTAATTATGATCATCGTTTCAAACAAGGTTTCCAAGTTGAAGAGAGCGACAAGAGTGCTGAAGTCTCGGTCTCAGATGCCAATCCATCACCCCGGGAAAATGTTGTGCCAACATAAA
Protein-coding sequences here:
- the LOC112895281 gene encoding ATP-dependent zinc metalloprotease FTSH 3, mitochondrial-like isoform X2, encoding MGPTRITRSTIQRRSRRSRMGMGVTSLTPKVNGENSNSKFQWNFKEDVIKKFQELLAPLLFLGLILAALSQGSSAVEISFQEFKNKLLEPGLVDHIVVSNKSVAKVYVRTSPSSNQGQDGDIHITTGHLPGRETPSKYKYYFNIGSVDSFEEKLEVAQEALGRDPHVYVPVTYTSEVNWFRELMRFAPTALLVGLIYVAGKRMKRGISSGGSGGGGFGIFDIGKAQVTKMDKNSKNKVFFKDVAGCDEAKQEIMEFVHFLKNPKKYEELGAKIPKGALLVGPPGTGKTLLAKATAGESDVPFLSISGSDFVERFVGVGPSRVRNLFQEARQCAPSIVFIDEIDGVGRARDRGGFPGGSSERENTLNQLLVEMDGFGTTSGVVVLAGTNRPDILDKALLRPGRFDRQITIDKPDINGRDQIFRIYLKKLKLDKEPSFYSQRLAALTPGFAGADIANVCNEAALIAARSEDAQITIQHFEAAIDRVIGGLEKKNMVISKLERRTVAYHESGHAVAGWFLEHAEPLLKVTIVPRGTAALGFAQYVPNENLLKTKEQLFDMMCMTLGGRAAEEVLIGKISTGAQNDLEKVTKMTYAQVAVYGFSEKVGLLSFPQRGDGFGMRKPYGSQTASIIDTEVRDWVANAYEKTVDLIKTHKEQVAQIAELLLEKEVLHQDDLVQVLGERPFKTAEPTNYDHRFKQGFQVEESDKSAEVSVSDANPSPRENVVPT
- the LOC112895281 gene encoding ATP-dependent zinc metalloprotease FTSH 3, mitochondrial-like isoform X1 → MSISSLSRALARSARSTRPLRQGSLLEGYAGLRAAPTPRPSMPGGDVGGLGFVRSYLTSALGSRAAAPTWQGKVGDWRFLLASSQFRRLFSDGSNKNYEKYHPKEKQEEPNGDGSDKSDPKKNSNSKFQWNFKEDVIKKFQELLAPLLFLGLILAALSQGSSAVEISFQEFKNKLLEPGLVDHIVVSNKSVAKVYVRTSPSSNQGQDGDIHITTGHLPGRETPSKYKYYFNIGSVDSFEEKLEVAQEALGRDPHVYVPVTYTSEVNWFRELMRFAPTALLVGLIYVAGKRMKRGISSGGSGGGGFGIFDIGKAQVTKMDKNSKNKVFFKDVAGCDEAKQEIMEFVHFLKNPKKYEELGAKIPKGALLVGPPGTGKTLLAKATAGESDVPFLSISGSDFVERFVGVGPSRVRNLFQEARQCAPSIVFIDEIDGVGRARDRGGFPGGSSERENTLNQLLVEMDGFGTTSGVVVLAGTNRPDILDKALLRPGRFDRQITIDKPDINGRDQIFRIYLKKLKLDKEPSFYSQRLAALTPGFAGADIANVCNEAALIAARSEDAQITIQHFEAAIDRVIGGLEKKNMVISKLERRTVAYHESGHAVAGWFLEHAEPLLKVTIVPRGTAALGFAQYVPNENLLKTKEQLFDMMCMTLGGRAAEEVLIGKISTGAQNDLEKVTKMTYAQVAVYGFSEKVGLLSFPQRGDGFGMRKPYGSQTASIIDTEVRDWVANAYEKTVDLIKTHKEQVAQIAELLLEKEVLHQDDLVQVLGERPFKTAEPTNYDHRFKQGFQVEESDKSAEVSVSDANPSPRENVVPT
- the LOC112895281 gene encoding ATP-dependent zinc metalloprotease FTSH 3, mitochondrial-like isoform X3; amino-acid sequence: MGPTRITRSTIQRRSRRSRMGMGVTSLTPKVNENSNSKFQWNFKEDVIKKFQELLAPLLFLGLILAALSQGSSAVEISFQEFKNKLLEPGLVDHIVVSNKSVAKVYVRTSPSSNQGQDGDIHITTGHLPGRETPSKYKYYFNIGSVDSFEEKLEVAQEALGRDPHVYVPVTYTSEVNWFRELMRFAPTALLVGLIYVAGKRMKRGISSGGSGGGGFGIFDIGKAQVTKMDKNSKNKVFFKDVAGCDEAKQEIMEFVHFLKNPKKYEELGAKIPKGALLVGPPGTGKTLLAKATAGESDVPFLSISGSDFVERFVGVGPSRVRNLFQEARQCAPSIVFIDEIDGVGRARDRGGFPGGSSERENTLNQLLVEMDGFGTTSGVVVLAGTNRPDILDKALLRPGRFDRQITIDKPDINGRDQIFRIYLKKLKLDKEPSFYSQRLAALTPGFAGADIANVCNEAALIAARSEDAQITIQHFEAAIDRVIGGLEKKNMVISKLERRTVAYHESGHAVAGWFLEHAEPLLKVTIVPRGTAALGFAQYVPNENLLKTKEQLFDMMCMTLGGRAAEEVLIGKISTGAQNDLEKVTKMTYAQVAVYGFSEKVGLLSFPQRGDGFGMRKPYGSQTASIIDTEVRDWVANAYEKTVDLIKTHKEQVAQIAELLLEKEVLHQDDLVQVLGERPFKTAEPTNYDHRFKQGFQVEESDKSAEVSVSDANPSPRENVVPT
- the LOC112895281 gene encoding ATP-dependent zinc metalloprotease FTSH 3, mitochondrial-like isoform X4, translating into MYCNYKAAEQIENSNSKFQWNFKEDVIKKFQELLAPLLFLGLILAALSQGSSAVEISFQEFKNKLLEPGLVDHIVVSNKSVAKVYVRTSPSSNQGQDGDIHITTGHLPGRETPSKYKYYFNIGSVDSFEEKLEVAQEALGRDPHVYVPVTYTSEVNWFRELMRFAPTALLVGLIYVAGKRMKRGISSGGSGGGGFGIFDIGKAQVTKMDKNSKNKVFFKDVAGCDEAKQEIMEFVHFLKNPKKYEELGAKIPKGALLVGPPGTGKTLLAKATAGESDVPFLSISGSDFVERFVGVGPSRVRNLFQEARQCAPSIVFIDEIDGVGRARDRGGFPGGSSERENTLNQLLVEMDGFGTTSGVVVLAGTNRPDILDKALLRPGRFDRQITIDKPDINGRDQIFRIYLKKLKLDKEPSFYSQRLAALTPGFAGADIANVCNEAALIAARSEDAQITIQHFEAAIDRVIGGLEKKNMVISKLERRTVAYHESGHAVAGWFLEHAEPLLKVTIVPRGTAALGFAQYVPNENLLKTKEQLFDMMCMTLGGRAAEEVLIGKISTGAQNDLEKVTKMTYAQVAVYGFSEKVGLLSFPQRGDGFGMRKPYGSQTASIIDTEVRDWVANAYEKTVDLIKTHKEQVAQIAELLLEKEVLHQDDLVQVLGERPFKTAEPTNYDHRFKQGFQVEESDKSAEVSVSDANPSPRENVVPT